A region of Hydrogenimonas cancrithermarum DNA encodes the following proteins:
- a CDS encoding aspartate kinase produces the protein MLIVQKFGGTSVGDLDRIANVAKRVAKTRDEGHDVIVVVSAMSGETNKLIEYAHYFSKTPEREAMDLLLSSGERVTSALLSIALNEMGYPATAMTGRQAGIFTDKRHTSARIDHIDPIPMGDAVKAGKIVVVAGFQGINPDGRVTTLGRGGSDLTAVAIAGAMGADLCEIYTDVDGVYTTDPRIEPKAKKMDMISYDEMLELASLGAKVLQNRSVELAKKMGVNLVTRSSFNDNPGTLITKEENIMEKPLVSGIALDKNQSRVSLKGVEDRPGIASEIFNALADESINVDMIVQTIGADGKTEIDFTVPQSEIERVKTVMERFKESIGEIEYKEDVAKVSIVGVGMKSHSGVAAKAFSTMAKENINIEMISTSEIKVSMVIDEKYAELAVRALHEAYELDK, from the coding sequence ATGCTAATCGTACAAAAGTTCGGCGGAACCAGCGTCGGTGATCTTGATCGTATCGCCAATGTCGCGAAACGCGTCGCGAAGACCAGGGACGAGGGACACGACGTGATCGTCGTCGTCTCGGCGATGAGTGGCGAGACCAACAAACTGATCGAGTATGCCCACTACTTTTCGAAAACACCGGAGCGCGAGGCGATGGACCTGCTGCTCAGTTCCGGAGAACGCGTCACGAGCGCACTGCTGAGCATCGCGCTCAACGAGATGGGGTATCCCGCGACGGCGATGACAGGCCGTCAAGCGGGTATATTTACCGACAAGAGACATACATCTGCACGTATCGACCACATCGACCCCATACCGATGGGAGATGCCGTCAAAGCCGGAAAGATCGTTGTCGTCGCAGGATTTCAGGGGATCAATCCCGACGGCCGCGTCACGACGCTCGGCCGTGGCGGCAGCGACCTGACGGCCGTGGCGATCGCCGGCGCGATGGGGGCGGACCTGTGTGAGATCTACACCGATGTCGACGGTGTCTATACGACCGATCCGCGCATCGAACCCAAAGCGAAGAAGATGGATATGATCAGCTACGACGAGATGCTGGAGCTGGCGTCGCTCGGTGCCAAAGTGCTTCAGAACCGCTCCGTCGAGCTGGCCAAGAAGATGGGGGTCAACCTCGTGACCCGAAGCAGTTTCAACGACAATCCCGGAACATTGATCACAAAGGAAGAGAATATTATGGAAAAACCACTCGTAAGCGGTATCGCACTCGACAAAAACCAGTCACGCGTCAGCCTCAAAGGGGTCGAAGACCGTCCCGGTATCGCTTCTGAAATTTTCAATGCCCTCGCCGACGAGTCGATCAACGTCGACATGATCGTCCAGACAATTGGCGCCGACGGCAAGACAGAGATCGATTTCACGGTTCCGCAGAGTGAAATCGAGCGCGTCAAAACCGTCATGGAACGCTTCAAGGAGAGCATCGGCGAGATCGAATACAAAGAGGATGTCGCCAAAGTCTCGATCGTCGGCGTCGGTATGAAGAGCCACAGCGGCGTCGCAGCCAAAGCCTTCAGTACGATGGCGAAAGAGAACATCAATATCGAAATGATCAGTACCAGCGAGATCAAAGTCTCGATGGTCATCGACGAGAAGTACGCCGAACTGGCGGTCCGCGCATTGCATGAAGCGTATGAACTCGACAAGTAG
- a CDS encoding RNA pyrophosphohydrolase yields the protein MNDQTEKKTKTYRPNVAAIILSSKYPEKVEFFIASRSDVKDAWQFPQGGIDKGESPKEALFRELKEEIGTNDVEIITEFPEWVSYDFPEMIAKKMYPFDGQRQKYFLVRLKPGAKINLDTEEPEFSHYTFVPYNKIFDYITYFKRPVYKRVLDYFRKKGYL from the coding sequence ATGAATGATCAAACCGAAAAGAAGACAAAAACATACCGGCCCAATGTCGCCGCGATCATTCTCTCGTCCAAATATCCCGAAAAGGTTGAGTTTTTTATCGCGTCACGCAGCGATGTAAAGGATGCGTGGCAGTTTCCGCAGGGGGGTATCGACAAGGGAGAGAGCCCGAAAGAGGCGCTCTTCCGTGAGCTCAAAGAGGAGATAGGCACCAACGATGTGGAGATCATTACCGAATTTCCGGAATGGGTGAGCTACGACTTTCCGGAGATGATCGCGAAAAAGATGTATCCGTTCGACGGTCAGCGGCAGAAATATTTTCTGGTTCGACTCAAACCGGGGGCGAAGATCAACCTCGATACGGAGGAGCCGGAATTTTCCCACTATACGTTTGTGCCGTACAACAAAATTTTCGACTATATCACCTACTTTAAGCGTCCGGTCTACAAACGGGTGCTTGACTATTTCAGAAAGAAGGGTTACCTGTAA
- the hemW gene encoding radical SAM family heme chaperone HemW codes for MQHTLLYIHIPFCDSKCHYCSFNSYVDKFELKEAYMKALHRQLRHDLEHYAVSPNSIETVFIGGGTPSTMPPELYEPIFETLEPFLQAEAEITSEANPNSASEMWLGGMKSLGVNRMSFGVQSFFDDKLKLLGRAHKTGEAVAAVERADALGYTRLSIDLIYATILDTPERIETELERAFALPIEHLSAYELTIEEGTPFQHRPEVRKESIEQAKTIRRQIERRGWKQYEISNFGTPCRHNLGYWEYKPYLGIGSGAVGRIGNERLYPHRILEHYIEAPFFKETETLAPDEMVEEKIFLGLRSVIGIDESILGERMKERARLLRDEGKLTYRDGRYYNPDFLLSDEVSLFIIS; via the coding sequence ATGCAGCACACTCTTTTATATATTCATATTCCCTTTTGTGACAGCAAATGCCACTACTGCAGTTTCAACTCCTACGTCGACAAGTTCGAGTTGAAAGAGGCTTACATGAAGGCACTTCACCGCCAGCTTCGTCACGACCTGGAACACTACGCCGTTTCGCCGAATTCGATAGAAACGGTTTTTATCGGGGGCGGAACCCCTTCTACCATGCCGCCCGAACTCTACGAGCCTATCTTCGAAACCCTCGAGCCTTTTTTGCAGGCGGAGGCTGAAATCACCTCCGAAGCCAATCCCAACAGTGCGTCCGAGATGTGGCTGGGCGGCATGAAAAGTCTCGGTGTCAACCGCATGAGCTTCGGCGTGCAGAGCTTCTTCGACGATAAGCTGAAACTACTCGGTCGTGCCCATAAAACGGGCGAAGCGGTCGCAGCGGTGGAGCGTGCCGATGCCCTCGGTTACACCCGTCTCTCCATCGATCTTATCTATGCGACGATACTCGATACGCCGGAGCGTATCGAAACCGAACTCGAGCGGGCATTCGCCCTGCCGATCGAGCATCTCAGCGCCTATGAACTGACGATCGAGGAGGGAACCCCCTTTCAGCACCGGCCCGAAGTGCGAAAAGAGTCGATCGAGCAAGCCAAGACGATTCGACGGCAGATCGAACGGAGGGGATGGAAGCAGTACGAAATCTCGAACTTCGGTACCCCCTGCCGCCACAATCTCGGATACTGGGAGTACAAACCTTACCTGGGCATCGGCAGCGGTGCAGTGGGTCGCATCGGTAACGAACGGCTCTATCCGCACAGAATATTGGAACACTATATCGAAGCACCCTTTTTTAAAGAGACGGAAACGCTTGCACCGGACGAGATGGTGGAAGAGAAGATATTTCTTGGTCTTCGAAGTGTCATCGGCATCGACGAATCGATTCTTGGCGAAAGGATGAAGGAGAGGGCGCGTCTTCTAAGAGATGAAGGAAAACTAACCTATCGCGACGGCAGATACTACAATCCCGATTTCCTTCTCAGCGACGAAGTCTCTCTCTTTATCATCAGCTAA
- the tatB gene encoding Sec-independent protein translocase protein TatB, with product MFGMGLSEIFFIVVIAILFLGPDKLPDAMVQIAKFFRSIKRTVNDAKSSLEEELKVSELKEEAFKYKKQLDEATQQLERVTTADLTSLDDLTETVEEVKKSEEKLEAEAKEVKEKIEPKREVVTFPKKQKEEQASLHPVDEALQKDPNV from the coding sequence ATGTTCGGCATGGGACTGAGTGAAATATTTTTTATCGTTGTTATCGCCATCCTCTTTCTGGGGCCGGACAAACTGCCGGATGCCATGGTGCAAATCGCCAAGTTTTTCAGAAGCATCAAACGCACCGTCAACGATGCGAAGAGTTCGCTGGAAGAAGAACTCAAAGTGAGTGAACTCAAAGAAGAGGCCTTCAAATATAAAAAACAGCTGGATGAAGCAACACAGCAGCTCGAACGTGTCACGACGGCCGATCTGACAAGCCTCGACGATCTGACCGAAACGGTCGAAGAAGTCAAAAAATCGGAGGAGAAACTCGAAGCGGAAGCAAAAGAGGTCAAAGAGAAAATCGAACCAAAACGCGAAGTGGTCACCTTCCCGAAAAAACAAAAAGAAGAGCAGGCATCGCTTCATCCGGTAGATGAAGCCCTGCAAAAGGATCCCAATGTTTGA
- the tatC gene encoding twin-arginine translocase subunit TatC, producing the protein MFDELKPHIAELRKRLAYSIGALIVCFFIAFYFYEPILEWMTKPLKQVLPETSMMIATGVPEVFFTAVKVSLFTGFLMALPFILYQFWLFIAPGLYEHEKKYIWPFVFFASGMFFMGAAFAYYVVVPYGFAFLVNFAEQIVTVAPKINEYVGFFTKIMIGFGIAFELPVLTFFLALLGLVDDQTLKSFFKYAIILIFVLAALLTPPDVVTQLLMAIPLIILYGVSILIARIVNPYRPPEEEDEEIA; encoded by the coding sequence ATGTTTGACGAACTCAAACCGCATATTGCAGAACTGAGAAAACGGCTGGCCTATTCTATCGGTGCGCTGATCGTCTGTTTTTTCATCGCTTTCTACTTCTACGAACCGATTCTGGAGTGGATGACGAAACCTTTGAAGCAGGTGCTTCCGGAAACCTCGATGATGATCGCCACGGGCGTACCGGAAGTCTTTTTCACTGCGGTAAAAGTCTCTCTTTTCACCGGATTCCTGATGGCGCTGCCCTTCATTCTTTACCAATTCTGGCTCTTCATCGCACCGGGGCTCTACGAACATGAGAAAAAATATATCTGGCCATTCGTTTTCTTCGCTTCAGGCATGTTCTTCATGGGTGCTGCTTTCGCCTACTATGTCGTCGTCCCCTACGGTTTCGCCTTTCTCGTAAACTTCGCCGAGCAGATCGTCACCGTCGCGCCGAAAATCAACGAATATGTCGGCTTTTTCACGAAGATCATGATCGGCTTCGGTATCGCGTTCGAACTTCCCGTCCTCACCTTTTTCCTTGCATTGCTGGGGCTTGTAGACGACCAGACACTCAAAAGTTTCTTCAAGTACGCCATTATCCTCATTTTCGTACTGGCTGCCCTTTTGACACCCCCGGATGTCGTCACACAGCTGCTTATGGCGATTCCGCTCATTATCCTCTACGGCGTCTCGATCCTGATCGCAAGAATCGTCAACCCCTACAGACCGCCTGAGGAAGAGGATGAAGAGATTGCCTGA
- the queA gene encoding tRNA preQ1(34) S-adenosylmethionine ribosyltransferase-isomerase QueA — protein MKRLPENGTPDTLKTDSYDYRLPPELIATEPASPKDSSRLMVIDRAAGTVTHTVFSEILSHIPKGCAIVYNDTKVIKARLFGRKESGGKIELLINRQLDAVRYSVLIRGKVKPGTKLVFDERLRAEVLERCQDGSRIVHFTDESGGILTFEALLHHLERLGHVPLPPYMQREEREEDAELYQPVFAKHEGAVAAPTASLHFTEPLFAAMKERFDTSAITLHVGAGTFKPVEADIITEHPMHSEIYEIPPQTRELIDSERKILALGTTVTRTVEYYVRTKKPFGECNLFLHPGNPPRRIDHLLTNFHLPKSTLIMLVASFLGLEMTMKVYNIAIEERYRFYSYGDAMLII, from the coding sequence ATGAAGAGATTGCCTGAAAACGGCACACCCGACACATTGAAGACCGATAGTTACGACTATCGGCTTCCGCCGGAGCTGATCGCGACCGAACCGGCCAGTCCCAAAGACAGTTCCCGCCTGATGGTCATCGACCGTGCAGCGGGAACCGTTACGCACACCGTTTTCAGCGAAATTCTCTCCCACATCCCCAAAGGGTGCGCCATCGTCTACAACGACACGAAAGTGATCAAAGCGCGTCTTTTCGGCCGCAAAGAGAGTGGAGGAAAGATCGAACTGCTCATCAACAGACAGCTCGACGCCGTCCGATACAGCGTCCTGATACGTGGCAAAGTGAAACCGGGGACGAAACTGGTTTTCGACGAACGGCTCAGAGCGGAAGTACTCGAGCGCTGCCAAGACGGCAGCCGAATCGTCCACTTCACGGATGAGAGCGGCGGCATTCTCACCTTCGAGGCCCTTTTGCACCATCTCGAACGTCTCGGCCACGTCCCGCTTCCCCCCTACATGCAAAGAGAAGAAAGAGAAGAGGATGCCGAACTCTATCAGCCCGTTTTCGCAAAACATGAAGGGGCCGTCGCCGCCCCCACGGCGTCGCTCCATTTTACTGAGCCCCTCTTCGCAGCGATGAAAGAGAGGTTCGATACCTCTGCCATCACACTCCATGTGGGTGCCGGTACCTTCAAACCGGTCGAAGCCGACATCATCACGGAACATCCGATGCATAGCGAAATCTACGAGATTCCGCCACAGACACGGGAACTCATCGACTCCGAACGAAAAATTCTTGCGCTAGGCACGACCGTCACCCGAACGGTCGAATACTACGTACGGACAAAAAAACCTTTCGGAGAGTGCAACCTCTTTTTGCATCCCGGCAACCCGCCGCGACGCATCGACCACCTGTTGACGAACTTTCACCTTCCGAAATCGACCCTCATTATGCTCGTCGCATCTTTTCTGGGTCTCGAAATGACGATGAAAGTGTATAATATCGCTATCGAAGAGCGTTACCGTTTCTACAGTTACGGTGATGCGATGCTGATTATATGA
- a CDS encoding exodeoxyribonuclease III: MSVSICSFNVNSIRSRVDLIKRWLTEKRSVDILCFQEIKCEAEQFPSETFEQMGYQCAINGQKRLNGVAICSKLPMKDVKTEFGIDLFDREKRLIQALIGDTLVLNCYVPRGGLEGEERHTYKMAFFDALTDYCETLLEKYEKVIVLGDFNVALTELDVYDAEVFEGAIGFLSSEKEKLNTLLSTALHDCFRKLHPEEKSFTWWDYRSAGIWRDEGMRIDYILANEPLCAQLDSIEVDLWTRRRRSPTPSDHAPLVAEFKML, encoded by the coding sequence ATGTCTGTTTCCATATGTTCGTTCAACGTCAACTCGATCCGTTCCCGTGTCGACCTCATCAAGCGCTGGCTGACGGAAAAAAGAAGCGTCGATATCCTCTGCTTCCAGGAGATCAAATGCGAAGCGGAACAGTTTCCTTCCGAAACTTTCGAGCAGATGGGATACCAATGTGCCATCAACGGCCAAAAGAGGCTCAACGGTGTCGCGATCTGCTCCAAACTGCCGATGAAAGATGTCAAAACAGAATTCGGCATCGACCTGTTCGATCGCGAAAAGCGCCTCATCCAGGCGCTCATCGGCGATACGCTCGTTCTCAACTGCTACGTTCCAAGAGGGGGGCTGGAAGGGGAAGAGCGGCATACCTACAAGATGGCTTTTTTCGATGCACTCACCGATTATTGCGAAACATTGCTCGAAAAATACGAAAAGGTGATAGTACTGGGTGATTTCAATGTCGCACTCACGGAACTGGATGTCTATGACGCCGAGGTTTTCGAAGGGGCCATCGGATTTCTTTCCAGCGAAAAAGAGAAATTGAACACACTGCTCTCAACGGCTCTTCACGACTGTTTCAGGAAACTGCATCCCGAAGAGAAGAGTTTTACATGGTGGGACTACCGAAGTGCAGGAATATGGCGTGACGAGGGGATGCGCATCGACTACATCCTCGCAAACGAACCGCTTTGCGCACAACTCGATTCGATCGAGGTCGACCTTTGGACACGTCGCCGCCGTTCTCCCACGCCAAGCGACCATGCACCGCTTGTCGCCGAATTTAAAATGCTCTGA
- a CDS encoding sensor domain-containing diguanylate cyclase → MDTKRKLFLFTSLLLILFSVAIMINAALNFRNYAYKSSIEKAKLTAEIVRDGLTAHMVNGIMEKRRVFLDSIARTKNIKKLWIVRSENVSKQYGKGLENEMPRDNLDKRVLETGQAVERLSESTAEALLRVTIPYTASAYSDPNCLECHNVKERDVLGAISLEFDISDIRRDGIFTLLKIAAITFVFIVLALFAVKIILRPYLAFFEMLQESLKRARLGDFSRKVEANVASRDIRAVADLYNLLIEKFQNTIGTIEHKLAILLKNPVVDSADPLENASRTIDLLSKIHRFKLTIEHDVSLPEIYDRIANVVREIMQTDHFVIFSVESKENRRDILYTTEPKPPCSEVSMELATECRAYRTGNSVNSDQFPDLCPHYHGSFAFYYCMPFSITENYSLIIMLLENDAARSARFQKSALTLQNYLENAKPVIESRLLMQKLHEKSMHDGLTGVYNRKFLEEFIDKVNQQADRHATRYAVLMLDIDFFKKVNDTYGHDVGDQFIKLLADTIVRSVRSSDIVARYGGEEFVVLLHESTPEGAEKVAETIRKRFEEQSLLVQGTHVSKTVSIGLSLFPEVAKTLREAIKYADVALYRAKEEGRNRVVVFTPEMFDSESY, encoded by the coding sequence GTGGATACCAAGCGCAAACTCTTTCTCTTCACGTCGCTGCTGCTGATCCTCTTTTCGGTCGCTATCATGATCAATGCCGCCCTCAACTTCCGCAACTACGCCTACAAGAGTTCGATCGAGAAAGCGAAATTGACGGCGGAGATCGTCCGCGACGGCCTCACCGCACACATGGTCAACGGAATCATGGAAAAGAGGCGCGTTTTCCTCGACTCGATCGCCCGTACAAAGAATATCAAAAAACTCTGGATCGTCCGTTCCGAAAACGTCTCGAAACAGTATGGAAAAGGCCTCGAAAACGAAATGCCGCGAGACAATCTGGACAAAAGGGTCCTCGAGACAGGCCAAGCCGTCGAGAGGCTCAGCGAAAGTACGGCCGAAGCGCTTCTTCGCGTTACCATCCCCTACACCGCCTCCGCCTACAGCGACCCCAACTGCCTCGAATGCCACAATGTAAAAGAGAGGGATGTCCTCGGCGCGATCAGTCTGGAGTTCGACATCAGCGACATTCGGCGCGACGGTATCTTCACGCTGCTCAAAATCGCGGCGATCACGTTCGTTTTCATCGTTCTGGCACTCTTCGCCGTCAAAATCATCCTGCGCCCCTATCTCGCCTTTTTCGAAATGCTTCAGGAGTCACTGAAACGGGCGAGGTTGGGAGATTTCAGCCGGAAGGTCGAAGCGAACGTGGCGAGCCGGGACATCCGTGCCGTCGCCGATCTCTACAATCTCTTGATCGAAAAGTTCCAAAACACGATCGGCACGATCGAACATAAACTCGCCATCCTCCTGAAGAATCCGGTCGTCGACTCCGCCGATCCGCTCGAAAACGCTTCTCGAACGATCGATTTGCTTTCAAAAATCCACCGTTTCAAACTGACGATCGAACATGACGTCTCGCTTCCGGAAATCTACGACCGCATCGCGAACGTCGTCCGGGAGATCATGCAAACGGACCATTTCGTCATCTTCAGTGTCGAGTCGAAAGAGAATAGACGCGACATCCTATATACGACTGAACCGAAACCTCCGTGCTCGGAAGTTTCAATGGAACTCGCAACGGAGTGTCGGGCCTACCGGACGGGCAACAGTGTCAATTCCGACCAGTTCCCCGATTTGTGCCCCCACTATCACGGCTCCTTCGCCTTCTACTACTGTATGCCCTTCTCGATCACCGAAAACTACTCTCTAATCATCATGCTCCTGGAAAATGACGCCGCCCGAAGCGCCCGCTTCCAAAAAAGCGCGCTCACACTGCAAAACTATCTCGAAAATGCCAAACCGGTCATCGAAAGCAGGCTGTTAATGCAAAAGCTCCACGAGAAATCGATGCACGACGGTCTGACGGGAGTCTACAACCGGAAGTTTCTCGAGGAGTTCATCGACAAGGTCAACCAGCAGGCCGATCGCCACGCCACCCGATATGCGGTATTGATGCTGGATATCGACTTCTTCAAGAAAGTCAACGACACCTACGGACACGATGTGGGCGACCAGTTCATCAAGCTTCTTGCCGATACGATCGTACGCTCCGTCAGAAGTTCCGACATCGTCGCCCGGTACGGTGGCGAAGAGTTCGTCGTCCTTCTTCACGAAAGTACGCCGGAGGGAGCGGAAAAAGTGGCCGAAACGATCCGGAAGCGGTTCGAAGAGCAGAGCCTGTTGGTCCAAGGAACCCACGTAAGCAAAACCGTATCGATCGGCCTGAGTCTCTTTCCCGAAGTGGCGAAAACCCTCCGAGAAGCGATCAAATACGCCGATGTCGCCCTCTACCGGGCAAAAGAGGAGGGACGCAACCGTGTCGTCGTCTTCACGCCCGAGATGTTCGATAGCGAGAGTTACTGA
- the ruvX gene encoding Holliday junction resolvase RuvX — MERERVAAIDVGLKRIGTAIALDGKTVLPQTPILRKNRDQAARDVDAFLESWKIDRLVVGLPKGGGSEEEMERRIHHFVSLLNFTGAIEFVDEAYSSAEAAEMMKGVMRQRHDGRLDSIAAQLILERYLSRSAPQ, encoded by the coding sequence GTGGAGCGTGAAAGAGTCGCGGCCATCGATGTGGGCCTCAAGCGTATCGGTACGGCGATCGCACTGGATGGGAAGACTGTGCTGCCGCAAACCCCTATTCTCCGCAAAAACCGTGATCAGGCGGCGCGGGATGTGGACGCTTTCCTCGAATCGTGGAAGATCGACCGGCTCGTGGTCGGTTTGCCGAAAGGGGGTGGCAGCGAAGAGGAGATGGAGCGGAGAATCCATCACTTTGTCTCGCTTTTGAACTTTACTGGCGCGATCGAATTTGTGGACGAAGCATACAGCAGCGCGGAAGCGGCGGAGATGATGAAAGGGGTGATGCGGCAGCGCCACGACGGCCGGCTCGATTCCATCGCGGCCCAGCTCATCCTCGAACGCTACCTCTCACGGAGCGCCCCTCAGTAA
- a CDS encoding YbhB/YbcL family Raf kinase inhibitor-like protein, with protein MKNLIKLILAIVGIQALLMAEGFTLESPDVSGELSVEQLYDGFGCNGGNISPLLRWHGEPKGTKSFAVTLYDPDAPMGSGWWHWIVFNIPSDVHRLPKGAGDPKRGSLPKGTVQSVNDFGTVGYGGACPPVGDRPHRYVFTVYALDVESIRLPFDTPPAMVESTLEKHALAKASFVAYYGR; from the coding sequence TTGAAAAATCTCATAAAACTGATTTTGGCCATCGTGGGGATCCAAGCACTGCTGATGGCGGAGGGATTCACCCTCGAAAGTCCCGATGTTTCGGGAGAGCTCTCCGTCGAACAGCTCTACGACGGTTTCGGATGCAACGGCGGGAACATCTCTCCCTTACTGCGATGGCATGGCGAGCCGAAGGGAACGAAGAGTTTCGCCGTGACGCTCTACGATCCGGATGCTCCGATGGGAAGCGGTTGGTGGCACTGGATCGTTTTCAATATCCCTTCCGATGTCCATCGCCTGCCCAAAGGAGCGGGTGATCCGAAAAGAGGTTCGCTTCCCAAAGGGACGGTCCAGAGTGTGAACGATTTCGGAACCGTCGGATACGGCGGAGCCTGTCCGCCAGTCGGAGACCGCCCCCACCGATATGTTTTCACCGTCTACGCACTCGATGTGGAAAGCATTCGGCTTCCATTCGATACGCCTCCAGCGATGGTGGAATCGACGCTCGAAAAACATGCCCTGGCGAAAGCGTCGTTCGTCGCCTACTACGGACGGTAG
- a CDS encoding DNA-processing protein DprA: MIERIDFRIEALEAMKRYPETLYCIGNTGLLEARKVSIVGTRRPNSYTKRMVMQLAASLSRRGVVVVSGAAMGVDALAHRGAGSERTIAVMGSGLDIRYPAVNASLIEEIERKGLVLSRFEPGFKAAPWSFVVRNEMVVALGEVLVVAQADRKSGTMRSVEFAKAMGKPIYVFPHRLGESEGSNDLLKEGRAEAIFDIESFTDMFGERGSSEEDEFMAFCRTSPSYEEALKRFGQRVFEAELEGVVAVCDGRLVLR, translated from the coding sequence ATGATAGAACGGATCGATTTTCGTATCGAAGCGCTCGAAGCGATGAAGCGGTATCCCGAAACACTCTATTGCATTGGCAATACCGGCTTGTTGGAGGCTCGGAAGGTTTCGATCGTCGGTACGCGAAGACCCAACAGCTATACAAAGCGCATGGTGATGCAGCTTGCGGCTTCTTTGAGCCGTCGCGGCGTCGTGGTGGTCAGCGGTGCGGCGATGGGCGTCGACGCCCTTGCCCACCGAGGTGCTGGCAGTGAAAGAACGATCGCGGTGATGGGCAGTGGGCTCGATATCCGCTATCCTGCCGTCAACGCTTCTTTGATCGAAGAGATCGAGCGTAAAGGCCTCGTATTGAGTCGGTTCGAACCCGGTTTCAAGGCGGCTCCCTGGAGTTTCGTAGTTCGTAACGAAATGGTCGTGGCGTTGGGAGAGGTACTGGTCGTGGCGCAGGCCGACAGAAAGAGCGGAACGATGCGTAGCGTCGAGTTCGCCAAAGCGATGGGGAAGCCGATCTATGTCTTTCCCCACCGGCTCGGAGAGAGTGAGGGGAGCAACGATCTTCTCAAAGAGGGGAGGGCGGAAGCAATTTTCGATATCGAGTCGTTCACTGACATGTTCGGAGAAAGAGGCTCTTCGGAGGAGGATGAGTTCATGGCTTTCTGCCGGACCTCGCCGAGTTACGAAGAGGCGTTGAAACGATTCGGACAAAGAGTCTTCGAAGCGGAGCTCGAAGGGGTGGTCGCCGTATGCGACGGACGTCTCGTGCTCCGTTGA